The following is a genomic window from Desulforhopalus sp..
CCCGTTCCTTGAGGGCTTCTTCGGCGGTCTTTCGTTCATGAATATCGATGATGACCGTTTGTTTCTGGGCTATTTGATTTTCTTCCTGGTAAACGGGTGAGCTGACCGCGTAGTACCAGCGTCCATTGCGGGGATTGCGGAATTCATACTTGACGGTTTGTCCGTCGAAGACCTTGGTATTGTCACACCAGGTGCAAGGGCTGTCGAGGGCGTAAAGCCGTTTGTAGCAAGGCATCTCCTCGGATTGAAAGGCCTCGGAATCCTTTTGTTTGCGGTTCATGAACAGCAATCGGTGATCGCTGGAGGAGATATACAGAAAACCTTCAAAGGCCTCAAGAATGCCGCTGAGGCGGGAGGTGCTTTCAAGGAGAAAACGGCGGGTGCTTTTGAGCGAGGTGATATCCAGGAGGGAAGCGACGCTCGCCTCCGAGCCGGAGATCATGTTCACCCGTAAAAACACATCCTTAAATGCGCCGCCTTTATCTTTCAGGGTGAATTCATATTCAATGGGGGCCTTGGAGTTTCCTTGCCGACGAGCTACGTGATACCGAAGCATCTTGTCCAGATCTTCGGCCTTGGCGATAAAGGCCGGCCATTGCATCTTCCCTTCAATCTCCTCCTTGCTGTACCCGGTGAGGGCGACGAAACGTTCATTGGCCAAGGAGACGGTGGTGTCGTTTTCGATGATGATAGTGGCGGTACCGGTATTTTCGAAGACGCTGCGGTACCGCTCGGCGCTTTCTTGCAGGGCGTGCTCAATGTCCTTCAAGTCAAGAGGGGTGTTTGTCATGTTATCTCTTTGGTCGACCTGGCGGGTTTGGTCTTTCGTCTCCTTCCCGAAGCTTGTAGAGGAAGGCTAGATAGTTGGCTGCCTCCGGGCTCTCTTCAGGAGGTGCCCAGGTCGCAAAGTCCTTGTCGGTGCTTACTTCATAAGGGCCTGGTTTTACCTCGAAAATAACTGTGTCGATGCTCAGGGCGAGAAAGGTGTGATACACCCCGGGCTCACAGTCAAATCCAAAATTATCGGTGCCTGCGGCGATCGTCAGTTCCTCTTGTACCTCTCCGGATGGGGTGAAAACAATACATAAAATCGCACCCCGCAAAACAATGATTGTTTCCGGCTTTGGCGGATACAGGTGACGATGGGGGCGAATATAGCTCTGCGGCTGAATGGCGTTGAGCATCCGGTGCAGGGGAGCCTCCGGGCCCTTATGCAGGGGGAGTAGAATGCGTTTGCGGGGGCTGAGCCGCGAAGCCTGGACCACCTGGTCGATCAGGGCGGCACTGAGGAGGGTAGTCTGGCCGGTCGGGGCTTTGAGGGCTTTGGGATGTGTTGCCATGGTGCACCTGGGAGAGAAAAAGGACAGTCTGTTCAACGAGAGACCCTGCCGGTTGCCGGCCGGAAAGGTCTCGGTTCACTCCCTCATGGAGTTGATACCCTGGTCTTTGAGGAAATTGTCAATGAGCAGGCGGGAAATGGAGATCTTCGAGGGCAGAACCGGTAAATCGGCCGCTGAGAACCATCCGGCATCCTCAATTTCTTTGTTGTCGACATGGATATCGCCGCTTTTATAGGTAGTGGCAAACCCAATCATCAGCGAGTGGGGAAAGGGCCAGGGCTGACTAGCGACATAGCGAATATTGTCGACAAAGACACCGACCTCCTCAAATACTTCCCTGTAGACCGCCTCTTCAAGGGTCTCTCCAGGTTCGACGAAACCGGCCAGGGTGCTGTACATTCCTGCCGAAAAACGCGGCGAACGGGCGAGAAGGATGCGATCGCCACGGATCACCGACATAATCACGGCGGGGGAAAGTCTTGGGTAGCTGACAAAAATGCAGTTCGGGCAGTGCCGCGCAAGCTCGGTTTGCTTGTCGACCATGGGCGTACCGCATTTTCCGCAGAATTGGTGCTCCCGGTGCCAATGGATGATCTGGATTGCCCGGCCAGCGAGACAGAAGATATCCTCATCGAGCTCGCCGAAGAGACTCCGGAGGTCGCGGAATTCCATGTTCGGCGGGGCGATTGCTTCGTTGTCGAGGGTCGCGACAAAACAGTCGGCACCGGCGTAGCTGCCAAGATACCGGGAAAATACCGGTTTTAGACCAAATTCTTCCGGCCCCCTGGGAGAGATTGCCGGCGGTCGCCGGTCGGTCAGCTCTACAAGGAGCTTATTTCTGGCGAAGATGAACCAGCAGGCGGACGCTCCGAGGTGGGGAACGGCACCGGCGATAAAGGCATGTTTCAGGGCGAAAGGGGATAGATTTTTCATGAACCCCTGGGGCTGTTGGTGTGGTATGGAACAGGAATTCCGCATTTTTTATGCCAAGTTGATTACTTGTTGATGTATTGCCATTCCGATGGTAAAAAGTCAAGGAGTGCAGGTGAAAATATCTGTGATTTGCCGCAGTTAGTTCCCTGGCTGTTTTTTTGGTGGACAAACTTGTTTGGATTCCCGCGAGTTGCAGGGAAGGAAATGGTCTTGGGAGCTCTGACGAGGGCTGATTTCTATGGGGGAAGGACGTGAAAATACTGATTGCCGAAGATGAATTTACCACCCGGATGATGGTGCAGGTCTGCCTTGAAAACTGGGGCTACCGGGTTGAAAGTGTGACTAATGGCAATGATGCTTGGGCCGCACTGCAAAAACCGGATGCACCTCATATCGCCATTCTCGATTGGGAAATGCCCGAGCTTGATGGTGTTGAAGTATGCCGGCGGGTGAAGGAAATGGATGTGATCAGTCCCCCGTATATCATCCTGTTAACCTCCCGGGACAGCAAGATTGACATTGTCAGGGGCTTTGATGCCGGTGCCGACGACTACATGACCAAGCCCTTCAACGACAATGAACTGCGGGCGAGGGTACGAGTCGCCGAGCGATTGGTGCGTACCCAGTCTTCCCTGGCGGAGTCGGTGGCTGAGCTGAAAGAGGCCCTGAATCAGGTGGAGATGCTTGAGAATGGCGTCGAGATCTGTGGTGATTGCCACAAGATCCTCAGCCCCTACGATGGGGATTGGCATGGTTTTCGCGATGTTCTGGAAAATGGCGCCGATCCCCGGTTCATTGTCACTACCTGCCCGGCCTGCGCCCAGAAATAGTGCTTCCATCTGCTGCCTCCCCACCCGGGGAGGCAGCAGACGCGGGGAGGCAGGTGCGGTTTTTTACATTCCCACCGCGAACATCGCTTCCAGGTCGTGTTGGGAATAGGCCTTGAAGGCCAGCATCGTCTCGGTCTTTTTGATCGCTTGAACGGCCTGCATCTTTTTGGTGACGAGGTTGGCCAGCTCATCGTTATTGGCAACTCGGACTATGGCCACCAGGTCGAAGTTGCCGCTCACCGAGTACACCTCGGAGATACCGGGGATAGCCTGCAGCTGTTCAGCGACTTCATTTATCTTTGTCCGTTCCACATTCATCAGAATTATCGATGTAACCATTGGTTCTCCATAATATTTTTTAAAACTATGCGCTATTGCAAGGTGGCCTGACCGTACGGCAATCCCTTATCCTGGTGGTATGTTTTGGTTGTTTGTATTTTATCGTTGGTAACTATCTGCTATCCCTTTGCCGACGTCTGTCTTGAAAAGTTGTCTTTCCCGAGAAGATCATCGGGCATAGACCACCAGGCAATGGTCTTCTCCCGCCAGTTCCTCATCAATAATAGCCGAGATAATGTGCCAGTCGCCACCTGCAAGCCCCGCTCCGAGTTTTGGGTAGCCGATGCGTTTGCCGGCAAAGGTTTTTTTTATGCCAGCGAAAAGTTGGCGAACGGCATCGTAATCAACCAGGACATCGGCGCCGTGGAAATGAAACTGGCTGTAGCCGTTGACAATAGTGATTTCCCAGTTGTTGCGGGTAACCGTGGCCGAGCTGAAGCTGCCGAGTTTGTTGCGGTCTCCTTTTGCGGTGACCAGATCGGCGGCGTAGGCCTCGGGGAACTCTTCCTGGATTACCCGGGCTATGCCGCCGCCCATCGTGCAGAAACAGTTGCATCCATGGACAATGACGTCAAAATGCCCATCAAGGGCCAGGCTAATAAGGTCTCCTTCTACTGTCTTCATAGCGTTTCTCTCTGTTGCGTCGAGGTCTATTTCCTGAGAACTATGGGGTCTTTTTACCGGCGCCACTCAGACGGACCATTGCAGCGAGGTCCTGGTAGCTCTGGGCGCCCACCAGACGGTGCTGTCCCATGACAAAGGTCGGTACGGCGGTAATGCCTCTTAACCGGGATTCCTGCCAATCTCTGTCAACCTGTTCCTTGTAAGGGCGCTCAGCAAGGACGCGTGCCGCTTCCGATTCCGGCAAACCTACGTCCCTGGCAATTTTCACCAACACCTTGCTGTCGCCGATATTCAGACCATGGGCGAAATAGGCCTTAAAGGTGGCCAGATGGAAGGTCTCACCCCGGCCCTTGGCGGCAGCCCACATCCCCAGTTCCTGGGCCAGCCTGCTGTTGAAGGTTTTTTCTCGCGGCCCGAAGGGCAGGCCGAGTTCAGTGGCTTTGGCCTGTAAGTTTTGAAGTATCCCGGCAATTTTCTCCGGGCTTGTCCGGAAAAGATCGACAAGGGATTGGCCCTCTTCCGGAACCTCGGGGTGGAGGGGAAAAGCCCGCCAACGGACAGTAATAGCAAATTCCTGCTGCAGTCTTTCAATACGCCCGGTAATGAAATAGCACCAAGGTCAGATATAATCGGAAAAAATTTCTAATTCCATAAGCAGGTCCCTCCGCATTGCATGAAAAGAGCTGGCGGCTTGGATTGAAGGGAGAAAGACACCTTCTTGCCGCAACAGCAATGTGCACAACCGTAATGATTCTTCCTGTTAAAATCAAGACAGTGATCGCCGCTGTCGTCGGCCGGCCCAGCAACAGAACAACGCCTTGCCGGTTAGGCGTTTTACCGGGCCGTCAGGTACGCAAGAACCGTCGCCATCAAAGTATTGACTGCTTGGTACTGTGAGGAGGAAGCCCCGAGGATGGTTGCCTCTGTCTGGATATATTCTGCCTCCACCAACTCTTCACGGCAATGGGACACCAATTCTTTGGCCGATTCCGGAGTGGTCTCCAGGTGAAACTGCAGGCCGATCACCGATTGGCCAAGCTGAAATGCCTGGTTGGTGCAGGCGGCACTTCTCGCTAAAAGCTGCCCGCCGGGCGGCAGGTCAAAGGTTTCACCGTGCCAGTGAAAAACCTTTATCGCTGGTGGAAAGGCAAAACAGCCTTTGCCAGGCCCTGTGACCCCTTCGACAGTAAGCCAGCCTATCTCTTTGTGCCGGTTTTTATAAATAGGGCTGCCCATGGCGCTGGCGATAAGCTGGGCGCCGAGGCAGATACCGAGCACCGCCTTGTTGGCATCGATACATTGCCTGATAAACTGCTTTTCGTCTCGCAGCCAGGGCAGTTCGTGCTCGTCGTTGACACTCATCGGACCGCCCATGACGATGAGCAGATCCACATCGTGC
Proteins encoded in this region:
- a CDS encoding WbuC family cupin fold metalloprotein, which gives rise to MATHPKALKAPTGQTTLLSAALIDQVVQASRLSPRKRILLPLHKGPEAPLHRMLNAIQPQSYIRPHRHLYPPKPETIIVLRGAILCIVFTPSGEVQEELTIAAGTDNFGFDCEPGVYHTFLALSIDTVIFEVKPGPYEVSTDKDFATWAPPEESPEAANYLAFLYKLREGDERPNPPGRPKR
- the nudC gene encoding NAD(+) diphosphatase, producing the protein MKNLSPFALKHAFIAGAVPHLGASACWFIFARNKLLVELTDRRPPAISPRGPEEFGLKPVFSRYLGSYAGADCFVATLDNEAIAPPNMEFRDLRSLFGELDEDIFCLAGRAIQIIHWHREHQFCGKCGTPMVDKQTELARHCPNCIFVSYPRLSPAVIMSVIRGDRILLARSPRFSAGMYSTLAGFVEPGETLEEAVYREVFEEVGVFVDNIRYVASQPWPFPHSLMIGFATTYKSGDIHVDNKEIEDAGWFSAADLPVLPSKISISRLLIDNFLKDQGINSMRE
- a CDS encoding response regulator transcription factor, whose product is MKILIAEDEFTTRMMVQVCLENWGYRVESVTNGNDAWAALQKPDAPHIAILDWEMPELDGVEVCRRVKEMDVISPPYIILLTSRDSKIDIVRGFDAGADDYMTKPFNDNELRARVRVAERLVRTQSSLAESVAELKEALNQVEMLENGVEICGDCHKILSPYDGDWHGFRDVLENGADPRFIVTTCPACAQK
- a CDS encoding Lrp/AsnC ligand binding domain-containing protein → MVTSIILMNVERTKINEVAEQLQAIPGISEVYSVSGNFDLVAIVRVANNDELANLVTKKMQAVQAIKKTETMLAFKAYSQHDLEAMFAVGM
- a CDS encoding macro domain-containing protein, coding for MKTVEGDLISLALDGHFDVIVHGCNCFCTMGGGIARVIQEEFPEAYAADLVTAKGDRNKLGSFSSATVTRNNWEITIVNGYSQFHFHGADVLVDYDAVRQLFAGIKKTFAGKRIGYPKLGAGLAGGDWHIISAIIDEELAGEDHCLVVYAR
- a CDS encoding DsbA family oxidoreductase, whose product is MTGRIERLQQEFAITVRWRAFPLHPEVPEEGQSLVDLFRTSPEKIAGILQNLQAKATELGLPFGPREKTFNSRLAQELGMWAAAKGRGETFHLATFKAYFAHGLNIGDSKVLVKIARDVGLPESEAARVLAERPYKEQVDRDWQESRLRGITAVPTFVMGQHRLVGAQSYQDLAAMVRLSGAGKKTP
- a CDS encoding gamma-glutamyl-gamma-aminobutyrate hydrolase family protein (Members of this family of hydrolases with an active site Cys residue belong to MEROPS family C26.); this translates as MRAHSLQHVPFEGLGSIAPWLDAAGYSQTATKFYQSISLPDPHDVDLLIVMGGPMSVNDEHELPWLRDEKQFIRQCIDANKAVLGICLGAQLIASAMGSPIYKNRHKEIGWLTVEGVTGPGKGCFAFPPAIKVFHWHGETFDLPPGGQLLARSAACTNQAFQLGQSVIGLQFHLETTPESAKELVSHCREELVEAEYIQTEATILGASSSQYQAVNTLMATVLAYLTAR